Proteins encoded in a region of the Panicum hallii strain FIL2 chromosome 3, PHallii_v3.1, whole genome shotgun sequence genome:
- the LOC112884840 gene encoding ubiquitin fusion degradation protein 1 homolog produces MYFEGYGYHGNTFEQTYRCYPASFIDKPQLEAGDKIIMPPSALDRLASLHIEYPMLFEVHNAAAERTSHCGVLEFIAEEGMIYMPYWMMQNLLLQEGDMVFIKNANLPKGTYVKLQPHTTDFLDISNPKAILEKTLRNFSCLTTGDSIMVAYNNKKYYIDIVETKPSNAISIIETDCEVDFAPPLDYKEPEPVKPAVPANKEPATEAPAEEEPKFIPFTGSGRRLDGKLSKDKDVLASSPAKRQANATNGAQPSTASSSQGGSSRKTAGKLVFGAGGSRADKAPEKEAKEEPKNEPKFAAFTGKKYSLKG; encoded by the exons ATG TACTTTGAAGGCTATGGCTACCATGGAAACACTTTCGAGCAGACATATCGCTGCTACCCTGCATCTTTCATTGACAAG CCACAACTTGAGGCTGGTGACAAAA TTATTATGCCACCATCGGCTCTTGATCGTCTCG CATCTCTGCATATTGAGTATCCTATGCTTTTTGAAGTCCACAATGCGGCAGCAGAACGGACTTCACATTGTGGTGTTCTGGAGTTCATTGCAGAAGAAGGCATGATCTACATGCCATATTGG ATGATGCAAAATCTTCTTCTGCAAGAGGGAGATATGGTGTTCATAAAAAATGCGAACCTCCCCAAGGGCACATATGTCAAGTTGCAGCCTCATACAACAGACTTTTTGGATATCTCAAACCCCAAAGCAAT CTTGGAGAAAACTTTGAGGAACTTTTCTTGTCTAACCACAGGAGACAGCATTATGGTAGCGTATAATAACAAGAAGTATTACATTGATATAGTGGAGACAAAACCTTCCAATGCTATAAGTATTATCGAGACTGATTGTGAGGTTGACTTTGCTCCACCACTTGACTATAAAGAGCCTGAGCCTGTAAAACCTGCTGTTCCTGCAAACAAAGAGCCTGCTACAG AAGCTCCAGCTGAAGAAGAACCAAAATTCATCCCCTTCACCGGTTCAGGAAGACGTCTGGATGGGAAGCTGTCTAAGGATAAAGATGTGCTGGCCTCATCCCCTGCAAAGCGACAAGCTAATGCAACCAATGGTGCGCAGCCGTCAACAGCCAGCTCGTCACAGGGTGGTTCGTCGCGTAAGACCGCAGGAAAGCTTGTCTTCGGCGCCGGTGGAAGTCGAGCTGATAAG GCGCCTGAGAAGGAAGCGAAGGAGGAACCGAAGAATGAGCCGAAATTTGCAGCGTTTACAGGAAAGAAGTACTCGCTGAAGGGCTGA
- the LOC112886290 gene encoding uncharacterized protein LOC112886290: MAPLEAVATTTMSSRVEAAGRMPSMEWEPKTLTLDQIKFAREAALYVVSTKTEEEAIRIFTEGLKPVEVTVRKSNSFDSSSDDDVDLGCSSDSTKQARGGGSKGGARGGHRGCRRRSIDIERDVTTAPF; encoded by the exons ATGGCGCCGTTGGAGGCGGTGGCAACGACGACGATGAGCAGCAGGGTGGAGGCGGCTGGGCGGATGCCGTCCATGGAGTGGGAGCCCAAGACGCTGACGCTTGACCAGATCAAGTTCGCAAGG gaGGCGGCGCTGTACGTGGTGAGCACCAagacggaggaggaggcgatcCGGATCTTCACCGAGGGGCTCAAGCCCGTGGAGGTGACCGTCAGGAAGTCCAACTCCTTCGACTCCTCGTCCGACGATGACGTCGACCTCGGCTGCTCCTCCGACTCCACCAAgcaggcccgcggcggcggcagcaaaggcggcgcccgcggcggccACCGCGGGTGCCGACGGCGCTCCATCGACATCGAGAGGGACGTCACCACGGCGCCCTTCTAG
- the LOC112884839 gene encoding acetyl-CoA acetyltransferase, cytosolic 1-like produces the protein MASDGIAPRDVCVVGVARTPMGGFLGALSSLPATKLGSIAIQAALKRANVDPSLVQEVYFGNVLSANLGQAPARQAALGAGIPNAVVCTTVNKVCASGMKATMFAAQSIQLGINDIVVAGGMESMSNAPKYIAEARKGSRFGHDTLVDGMLKDGLWDVYGDCAMGMCAELCADNHALTREDQDAFAIQSNERGIAARDSGAFAWEIVPIEVPVGRGKPPVLIEKDESLDKFDPVKLKKLRPSFKENGGTVTAGNASSISDGAAALVLVSGQKAQELGLQVLARIKGYADAAQAPELFTTTPALAIPKAIANAGLESSHVDFYEINEAFSAVALANQKLLGIPSEKINVHGGAVSLGHPLGCSGARILVTLLGVLREKGGKIGVAGVCNGGGGASALVLELA, from the exons ATGGCTTCCGACGGCATCGCCCCCAGAG ATGTATGTGTTGTTGGGGTTGCACGCACACCTATGGGTGGTTTCCTTGGTGCCTTGTCTTCCTTGCCTGCAACAAAACTTGGCTCTATAGCAATTCAAG CCGCTCTGAAAAGAGCAAACGTGGATCCGTCCCTTGTGCAGGAGGTCTACTTTGGAAACGTCTTGAGTGCTAATTTGGGACAAGCTCCTGCAAGGCAAGCCGCTCTGGGTGCAGGGATACCAAACGCTGTTGTCTGTACCACTGTTAACAAAGTCTGCGCAtctggcatgaaag CTACTATGTTTGCAGCACAGTCAATTCAACTGGGTATCAATGATATTGTTGTGGCAGGTGGCATGGAAAGCATGTCCAATGCCCCAAAATACATTGCTGAAGCTAG GAAAGGGTCTCGTTTTGGACATGACACACTTGTCGATGGCATGCTTAAGGATGGCCTTTGGGATGTATATGGTGATTGTGCCATGGGAATGTGTGCCGAGCTTTGTGCTGACAATCATGCCCTTACAAGAGAAGATCAG GATGCTTTTGCTATCCAAAGCAACGAGCGTGGAATTGCTGCTCGTGACAGTGGTGCTTTTGCATGGGAGATTGTTCCG ATTGAAGTTCCTGTTGGGAGGGGAAAACCACCAGTACTTATCGAAAAAGATGAAAGTCTGGACAAG TTTGACCCCGTAAAACTGAAGAAACTCCGCCCAAGTTTCAAGGAGAATGGTGGTACTGTTACAGCTGGAAATGCTTCTAGTATAAG TGATGGAGCTGCTGCATTAGTCTTGGTGAGTGGGCAGAAGGCTCAAGAGCTTGGCCTGCAAGTCCTTGCAAGGATCAAAGGATATGCAGATGCAGCTCAA GCTCCAGAGCTTTTTACAACCACTCCGGCACTTGCCATACCAAAGGCTATCGCAAATGCTGGATTAGAGTCATCTCATGTTGATTTTTATGAGATTAATGAAGCCTTTTCG GCCGTTGCACTTGCAAATCAAAAGCTTCTCGGGATTCCTTCA GAGAAGATTAATGTTCATGGAGGAGCTGTATCTTTAGGTCATCCTCTTGGGTGTAGTGGTGCTCGGATTTTGGTCACCCTTCTTGGA GTCCTTAGGGAGAAGGGTGGCAAGATCGGTGTTGCTGGTGTCTGCAATGGTGGAGGTGGAGCATCAGCCCTTGTTCTTGAGCTCGCATAA
- the LOC112886701 gene encoding BTB/POZ domain-containing protein At2g13690-like, with translation MPTTTGASPAATAHRRRSRRKAPPPRQPWCCSFGLDPSTAAAAAASRSPLPAPPRAKPPHQLAPPLSRRIRSPGRVSPIDDPCFATAASLCVSARLSSVTECPPPALPPPPPPPPPAAVDRPREMLRLRLVEKGLVLEVDEVERVRRESKVVRKVLRGRGGEVAVEGKVEVESFREVVEMMLEDKDETAAMRRLARGGVARAIGVLEVSLSLMFDRGVNNCLKYLEAVPWNESEEDIIKKLLSQHSSYEAAFRNLLARLQPQRPTSSAELVVELVDSITKGTNNNARKELRNLVNGILSKSSVYIKGDKELDKRSIYCICHSCLNSLVGLFEESSDLVPADQTSISSVGKGPLEGIYKLVEDTNWLLQILIDRQMGEEFVDAWANEKALRSMHEQVSPMVRHELSRISATVFIAMGNGKLHCTGEKRFSFFQAWFRPMLVDFGWLRRYPKGLNVTALEEGIGQALLTLTLAQQQMLFMEWFEAFSGQGRECPNLMRAFQVWWRRSFVRSLGSSS, from the exons ATGCCGACGACGACGGgcgcgtcgccggcggcgaccgcgcaccgccgccggagccgccgcaaggcgcccccgccgcgccagcCCTGGTGCTGCTCCTTCGGCCTCGACCCCTCCactgcggccgccgcggccgccagcCGGAGccccctccccgcgccgccgcgagcCAAGCCGCCGCACCagctcgcgccgccgctctcccGCCGCATCCGCTCCCCTGGGCGCGTCTCTCCCATCGATGATCCATGTTTCGCTACCGCCGCGAGTTTGTGTGTTTCCGCGCGGCTGTCGTCCGTCACCGAgtgcccgccgcccgccctgcctccgcctccgccgcccccgccgccggcggcggtggataGGCCGAGGGAAATGCTGCGTCTGAGACTGGTTGAGAAAGGCCTGGTCTTGGAGGTGGACGAGGTGGAGAGGGTGCGCAGGGAGAGCAAGGTGGTGAGGAAGGTTCTTCGGGGACgaggcggcgaggtggcggtggaAGGAAAGGTCGAGGTGGAGTCCTTCAGGGAGGTGGTGGAGATGATGTTGGAAGACAAAGACGAGACGGCTGCGATGAGGCGGCTTGCTCGTGGTGGCGTCGCGCGAGCCATCGGTGTTCTCGAG GTATCCTTGTCACTTATGTTTGACAGAGGAGTTAACAACTGTCTAAAGTATCTTGAGGCTGTTCCATGGAATGAATCTGAAGAGGACATAATCAAGAAATTGCTTTCTCAGCATTCTTCATATGAAGCAGCTTTCAGAAATCTGCTGGCAAGGTTACAGCCACAAAGACCCACCTCATCTGCAGAACTGGTAGTTGAACTAGTCGATTCCATCACAAAGGGGACCAACAATAATGCTCGGAAAGAGCTGCGGAATTTGGTCAATGGTATCCTGTCAAAGTCCTCTGTCTACATAAAGGGCGATAAAGAGCTGGACAAGAGGAGCATTTACTGTATCTGCCATTCTTGCCTGAATTCTCTGGTGGGTTTATTTGAAGAATCTTCGGATTTGGTCCCTGCTGATCAAACCTCCATTTCGTCAGTTGGAAAAGGACCACTTGAGGGAATCTACAAGTTAGTTGAGGACACCAACTGGTTGCTGCAGATTCTAATAGACAGGCAGATGGGAGAGGAATTTGTTGATGCATGGGCCAACGAAAAGGCTCTCAGAAGCATGCACGAGCAGGTGTCGCCAATGGTACGTCATGAGCTCAGCCGGATTTCAGCGACAGTTTTTATCGCCATGGGGAACGGGAAGCTCCATTGTACTGGGGAAAAAAGGTTCAGCTTCTTTCAGGCCTGGTTCAGGCCAATGCTGGTAGATTTCGGTTGGCTCCGGAGGTATCCAAAGGGCCTCAATGTGACGGCCCTGGAGGAAGGAATCGGGCAAGCGCTGTTGACGCTCACGTTGGCGCAGCAGCAGATGCTGTTCATGGAGTGGTTTGAGGCTTTCAGCGGGCAAGGCCGGGAGTGTCCGAACCTTATGAGGGCCTTCCAGGTCTGGTGGCGGCGGTCATTTGTAAGATCCTTAGGTAGTAGTAGCTGA